The stretch of DNA gatttcgaaaaacctaaatccacgcgggcgaagccgcgggcatcggctagtatgtatataatatcAAATTAAAATGGACTAGTCTCTACATTACAGTAAAAAATCTAGTACcacctattttaattttgcaatatttcctACACTGGAATTCAgacaagataggggcttcttaaTGAAATGCATttaggttgaatatgacacatgcCATCTGAATGCTTCCCTAAAGAAGTCcatatcttgactatgaattcgaGTCTTACAGCCCCTGGAAGTAGATGTATGAACGAATTTGAACTTTAATGCAAGGTCgttaaggtccattttattttatcgatgaAGTGTTTTgttactcgaaatctatcaacgcaggcgaaatgtaacacactgccattaattatttattaattattattatttatacaatcACCAATGccataggtatatattatattgctatatttttataactagctgtgcccgcgacttcgttcgcgtggaatagtgacttttcgcgctttatatagccacggacgctcaggcgcgaggcgccgtgattctttaaattgacataacttttttatttatgaaccgattgacatgaaataaacactaaatcctaagtgaagcttactacaatatattagtgaaaaccgtatctaaatcgaataagccgtttctgagattagcgtgcacaaacacacagacaaacagacaaaaaaaaaaaaaaattacaatttcgggttcggcatcgatataataacaagccctgctactttttttttatatatttccattgtacagacaccacttttctacaattttattatatgtatagataaccAAGTTTACAATACAACATCGCAAATATTGACACAAGTGTTTGATCAAACGTTTCACATGTTCTCGAATTGTCCGTCCTTGTCTAGCAGCAGTATGTTAGGGTTCTCCTTCTCGAACTCCGTGGGTTTCCTGTCCCTCTGCTCGTCCGTCCACTCGCCCTCCCCCTTGCCCCACTCGCCAACCTTCTCTCCAATGACGTCGAACATCTGCTTGGCTTTTAGCTTCTCCACCTGCGAAACATTCACACATCCTAGAAGAAAGAGAGAAAGTCATTTTCGTCTTTGTTCCACAATTATTAAATTCGCTTAAAAATTGGAATAGGGACAATGACTACTAGTTAAATCAGTgaatttttatcaaacgtcaaaacgctcgcttggTAAGGGAGCTTCCTtagtatgaaattcacagaagtGACATTATAAACATTTGACGTATTTTGACGCactttttttgttaaatcgataatttaaaatggttagcaaacttaaaactaacagcggacgtggattttacgaatttgaTTTACTTTGTGTTGTGTGCaagccatactaatattataaatcctaaaaagtatctgactgtctgtctgtctgcaacgtttttacggctcaaccgctgaaccgattttaatgaaaggtacagagctagtagcttacatcccgaggtcggacattggctactttttatcccgtaaaaacaaagagttcctacgggatttttaagggtctatccgtttaaccgatttatatgtttgacACAGAGGTACTCGTAGCTTACGCCCCGAAAATTGActtcagcgactttttatcccggaaaagcagagttcccacgagatttaaaaacctaaatccacgcggacggagtcgcgggtatcatctagtaagaataaataataataataattgttagccCACTACTGAGAGTGGATCTCCTGTGCTCAGTGGTGCACCGGCGATGGGCTGAGatgtagatgatgatgatgatgatgatttgtgTGAGCTCACCTGCGCGTCGCGGTGCGCGAACTTGTCGAACATGTTCGCGTACATGGTCTTCTCACGTTGTTTCTGCTGCTGCAGCTTGGCTCGGCAAACGATGATCTGATTGGCCGCCGCCTGCAACAACACATCACTGATTGGTCAGATGAATTTGGCATTGTCCTTTTGGCAAAAAGTAGCTAACCAGTTAGAAaataggaattttgaaaaacatacGTTTctaaaaaagtacttatatccgTATTTAAAATGCCGCCAAACAAAACAGCTCTTTTGAGGCGGCCAAAATTTATTTACGCTTTTGTTACATGGTCTGTCCTCTCTGTCCTCATAATGATGTGGTAGTTATTAggaatgtattttttaatttttaatcgaaCCTTACAGGGACGAATGACAGTACAATTATTTCAAGCTAGGGCATTATTCAAATCGCCCATCTTTTGACATTGGCAATTTTCAAAATGCAGAgaaaaatataaagttaaatTGCATTAATCAAATCGCCCAGTTCAACTCTCCATTATTCATATTGCCTGGACTTAAAATTCTAGCTTACCTTATTCTGTGGCTCGGCTTCCACCACCTTCTGGAAGTCTTGCAAAGCCTGTTCAGCCTCACCCATTCCCAGCAAGGCCTGGCCTCGTCGGAACAGACCCTTCACATTACTCGGGTCAATATCCAGGGCTTTCGTTGCATGGTCTCTGGCATCGTAGTGGTGTGGTGGGGTCACCTTAAGGTACACTAATGCAAGATTGAGATAGACTGATAGTAGGAGGTCTTTGGCTTTCGTTTTGTTTTCTTCTGTGTCGATCGTGCTTTTTGGTATATCTGTAAGAAAACTATGCATTAtgctctatccacggagagaaatTTCTCTCTGTGgatcatttgtatgggactaaggctgaaatctataaagcgcactttgactttgctccgacttaagattgagttaaaacggaaagatttatgtgagagatatagctctgtctcgtcttaagtctaagcaaaggcagagcgcgctctatagatctcaccctaagtgatagagagagccctatactaccTTGTGGAcagtggcgtgcaggtcatagaggcataaaggcactgcttaccctagttgtCACTGGTCAGTGCTGATTTTCAATATGAGTTGCCACACAGTAAGTTCCTATGTATTGAATGCCTACCCTGAGCCTTTAAGACTGGGCACGCCATTGCTTGTGGGTGACTATGTTCATCTCTTTTTACTCTCTAGTCATATTCGAATTCTTAGCAGAGTCGCGTCAAAGTCGGTAcgtaaaactaatttattttttttaagttgaccgccaaacagaacagctgttttaagGCCACCTTTGATCCTTTTATCAAAGAGTTTAAAGCACCatccaaaatttttttaaatgagtcTCAAAAGGATTTTATATCATATCACGGTAGTAagtaaaaacagatttttcaaTCTATAGCAAAACTACTTGGTACTTATGATAGCAATATTGAAACAGCTGTTCTTTTTGGCGGCTATTTTAACACAACCGTTACTTCCGTCTGGAACAGACCTTAATTAAACACTCAAATAGTTTTACTACTTTGATTTCTGTTTGTTTCGTTTTTATCAGtgtatttcattcattcattcaaactTCAAAAATACTTACCCTCTATCAAAGACAAAACCTTCTTATACTTCTTAATGGCCAGTTGATATTTGCTGTCCTTAAAGTAATTGGTGCCACTCTCCTTCAATATTTTGGACTGCTCTATCTTTTCGTCAGTCTCCATTTCCCAGGGTTCCTTGCTCTTTTCGAAACTGACTAACTTGACTGTGTATTCCACAACAGAGTTGGGTGGTACCCCTAATTCAACGTTTCCTTCGGACTTGAAGGCGTATTTAGGTTGGAGGGTTAGTCGGGACTTTTCCCCTTGGTTGAACTTCTCTAAGGCTTTTTCGATGCCGTCACAAATGTTGCTAGCACTCCCTTCGCCCAGTATGAAGGATACCGTGCGAGTGTCGAAAACTTTGCCATCAGGAAGCTTGCCCTCCAATTCCACTGGAATAAATCAATtcattttaatccatactaatattgtaaatgtgaaagtgtgtctgtctgtctgcctgtctgctacattttcacggcccaaccactgaaccaattttaatgaaatttggtacagacttgagatacatcctggggaaggacataggctacttttatcctggaaaattgaagagttcctatgggatttaaaaaaaaccgaaatcaaagCGTGCAAAGCCACAAGCATTTTCTAGTTTATGATAAATGGTAAATAGTAATGTATAATTTACTTGCTGATAGCCTGATGCTCGCGGCTTAGCCCACATGgatttacatttataaaaatcctgtgggaactcttagattttccacgataaaactcatgtcactctccatgctttaactatatccatgcaaaaaatcacctcgcaacggagcaactgtTTGACGTAATTAGACAAAccaaaaactaacaaacaaacacatttttgtatttataatatgggtagttagGTAGtgatttttcattcaaattactatatttgaaataaatgaaaaatctttttggtgtctgtctgtttgttacaaTGTTTGGGCATTCTTCATTTGATTTAGTCAAAACTTTGTACATTAGACTTCTGCAGGTCTGAACCCCAGGGTCAAATCTATATAAAGTAGTTAGTTATCACGCGTGGAAAATCTCCGCGTATAGTTTCGCGTCGACCGTCTCCGATATTCATCAAGTTCCGTGCCAATCCTTATGGCCACCAGGTacgtttaaaatattgattgacATACAGCATCCGttcacataaatataatatccaATTAGGGAAAACACATTGTACACCCTTGGGAAACTACTTTTAATTCCAGTCAGGAAAGTGCTGCTGTGCTGACGGCCACAAGTAAGTATTAGCAACGATTTCATATGACTAACAATCCTAGTTTGatatctatagagcacactttaactttgcttagacataagtttcagttaaaacgagacagatttaagccagcagtatagcgctgtcttgttttaacagtgtcttaagtccgAGCTATACATCTCAGCCCTAATGCCTACTTACCGGTAACCTGAGCGCCATCGTTTGGGCAGTTATGGTCGTCTCCCTCCTCAATCTTGTGTCGGAGGATACCCTTGTTCTTGTTGGGACTCAGATCTTCCTCTGTCCAGTCTATCATTTCAATCTAAAAAATTATACACAATGTATAAACTACAAAGTACTACCAGCTTTATAAGTTACGCCTATGTACCTGTGCAGAAAtcgtatttttgaatggcgcgaaaatatctccaCCAACCATAGCACGCGAGCACCGTGTTTTGTACACGCAAATTATGAGAGAGATAGCATGAGtgtctgttgttcttgtgttaaCAATGTTAACAGAAGAATAAGCACTAAGCAAGAAGGTctttatttcattggtgtacatttgGTTTTAGTCAGTGTTAGGTTGCACTGTTCTGCACAAACAAATTATGTGACTTTGTCTGCCATGGCTGGAATTCAATTGGGTGGATATTACATACCTCAAATTGCAATGTGGAGTTAGGAGGAATCTTGGGAGGGCTGCCGGTCGCGCCGTAAGCGTACTCCGGCGCGCAAGTGAGCACACAGACTTCTCCTTTCTTCATCGTGGCCACACCAATGTCCCATGATTTTATAactgtacctataataataaaggGAACTTCTGAGATAAGCTCTCAACTGGAATTAATGAAATGAGctcattaaaaatatgttttttcttGTAAGACTCTTTATCACTCTTATAACATGAAAGTCTACCACTGTCCACCAGTgtggaaagcagattctactaagaagagtcagcaagaaactcaCGACATTTTTTTAGACATACAAGTGTGTTCTACAAAGCCTGCCAATGTCAAGAGTGCCTATATCGATTTGTGAAACACAATGAATCAaggtcaagagtcaagacatGTTACAAGCttcatacatatttattttctttttacttaATACAACACCTTTCTAGAACATATACAAAAtgtattacttaataatttcaaaataatgcaTCACAGCTATTTTAGCCtatcaaattttataaaaataatataaaaaagtaggtactcagAGAAGGAAACTTTATAAATTCTGAACCTATTCTGATTCCTCTAAGGCTTTAACCTGAAAGGCCAAGAGGTTtaaatatgaagtaggtacaaaatatgaaaatgtgATTAGTGGTTCTAGAAAAATTCTAACCTTTGCCAAGTTGAAACTCGAAGGGTTCGTTCCGGTCTCGACTGGAATCGAACTTCGTGCCATCAAGGAGAGTTCCAGTGTAATGCACCGTAACCTGGCAGCCGGCGCTTGGCGTTTCCGTGCCTTCGCCCTCCTTGGTTATGCGTTTTAGCACGCCGCGGTCACCCGCCTCGGTGATATCGACTCCTGCGTTCACAGTCATGCTCAGATTGCTCTCACTGCTATAACAAATTGATAGTGAAATCTGAACTGTATATTTtaagtattacaataattttattttcatccaaatgtgataattttttaaacttttcacGATGGTTTTGGGTGGTTTTGGGCAAAGagtatgtagttttttttttaataatagaacACAGACGAATAATCTAACTAGAGTCAACTAGAGTTAAAAACTAGTGTTTATATTCTCTTTGACTAGTTGACTAGAGTTGAAATAAAATGGATAAATACATGTACACTAGAAAGGTGAACCACACAaattgacagttattttttacgTCGTCGATTTGAAGCACTCCACCAAGTGCACTGGGCAATAGAGTTGACTCAgcgtcaaatggtcttcgtgttgaaACTACCTGAATATgaattagtttataaattatatatgaATTATACTATGAATTAATACCTCATCACTAACATTAATTAGTCCTGAGTACGCTTACATGACGCCCATTGCTACTTTCAGTTACTATCAGCATCAAAACGAAAAAATCAAGTTGTTTCATAAAACAATTCAGCACAAGCAAGGAGCACATTAGGTATTTCACTacgttttaactttttaagcattttaatcgcaagtccagcgtacttgtttAAGTAAAGGTTGGGGCTTGGATGGGGCTTGGTTTGATATCTATCACAGaccataagattttttttttcttctcgtctggctttacacagattagccaatgtcaggtttgtgaccataagttttttttttttttctctctcgtctggcttttacaatgattagccaatgtcaagtttgtagttattcgtaacaagttagctaaactatgcaagtatggaccccgtctgtgctggcgctcgccgacatacgcacggcacccccttagagcgctttccagtcagttttaacaaaaaaaaccactccaaaaagtcacaacacgcgcgccagcaaacgccaccacagacgaagtcccgaccATAAGATTGGAGATTGGAGTATCCACGGCCCACAGACTAAGTATATATAAACCACGGCCTATCGAATTTATGGTCAAAATCGGTGATTCCGTGAAACCGGGTAACTTTAGCAACACAATAAACATTGTGACCACATAAAAGTGGTTTCCAGTTAGAATCAGGGCATTTTGGTTGATTAGCTTCAtagattaatatattatattatgtaaaattatttaaccTGATCAGCTTAGCCTTGGCTATCTGTTGATCAACATACCCTATGAATCTGTGAtcaataggtactaatattataatacctagaAAGAATATCTTTCCAATTTGATTAGATTTAATGGACATATGAAATCTATTCGAGGGTGCATCTTGATACTAAAATGAACATAGTCATAGTTTAACAGAAAGTTATCaaatgtaaaaagaaaataaattttttagcatttaatatttattcataCAAATATTAGGTAAtgaatttagaagttataaataTAAGGTAACAAGGTTTTCACATTTTTTCCTGCAGACAAAATATTAAACtaacatgaaaataaaattttgttttttgacaaataacaacattgctaactTAGCAGCAGAGTTTAGagatagattttttattaattctgACAATAAATGGATACATAGTAGTTTAATAGTTATCAGTCTTTTATGCCTTAAACTAGTTTTGTATGATTTTACTCTTATGAAACAATAATTGAAAAAATGTACAGAAAAATGACATAAAAACATTTTCTAAAAGTTGAgacacatattttttataactttccattgaattacttttttatttgtaatagttATTTCTTTGATACAATATGTAGACTagaaacttttattattaagtGTAAACTATAATCTATGtgctgctttaatttttttatatttaggtacatattacTAATACCTATTcctaaaattaaaagtaagtgAATGGTAGGTTAGCTAAAGGTAGCTTTTTAATATAATGGAACTATAATTCTTTAAAATTGCCAAAATATACACAAacaataataggtatttatactatataattaataattggaAAAATTCATTATTAACTTAGTAGTAAGTATAAGGGTCTCCACAGTTGAGGGACTATTGTCTGTGGAGACAAAATTTCATCatctttaaaagtttaaaacacTAAATGActaaaaactttaaaacatCTTTTAGGTCTACTTTACTCTCACATCATATTTTTTCTGTAGTCTACAAAGTCTAAAGGTTTAAATTCATACTAAGGTACAGCTAACTCCATATTATGGTAAATGGTAGGCACTAGGCACATACCACAATGAATATATAATGATAAAATCATTGTATCAGTTATGGATATGGTACAAACCcactatttactttattttatggTGTTAAGCTGtaaaataagcctaaaatcaaTAGCTAATTCAAATGTAAGTGTTGGGTATGAGATTTATGCTTAAGACAATATAAGACATCAACAGCCAATGTAATCCTGGCAAAAACATTTTGTTAACTATTTACAACCTTTTACAACAACCTTGATTCATCGTAATTACTTTTGACAGACATTAGGGCACCTAGTCACATAAAATCTGTAATGTTTTGATGAACTTTGACTTAGAAGTTTACCTCCTTCATGTATCCACTCATCTGACCCATCGCAGCAATCGCAAATACCGTCATTAACCTTACCAGATGGCACAACAAATAGTTCTTGCTTCTTTTGGTTTTGAGTTTGGCAATAAAAAACTCCAGTAGGGCAAGCATTAGTGCTCGGCTCATCCGTCCCGTCTTCACAATCGCAAAAATCATCATTCATTTGCTCATAAGGTATACGTTGATCCGATTTTCTACATTTAAATTCGTTATTCGAATCCGGCCTGTAATCGTTAATTTTTGTATAGAAAACGCCTCGTATCATACCATTTTCGTTAATGTATTTATCTTCTTCTGATCGCAAGTGCAAGACTTCTCTGATGGTATCGTGGTCTAGCACCGGTACCACTCGGTTGCCCTCGTTTACTTCTGATGTGATGGTTAGGAAGAAATACAGCTGGTAGAGAATATAACATGAAGCCATGCAAGATGAGATAATGATAacatttttcttctttttaagtCCCATTATAATGATCACTGTTTAAAAATGATTTACGGTGGCTTTTTAAACAGAAATTagtttttagataaatattgtttttgtacAACCTTTCTTTTCTTCAAAAATTttgtcaattttattttgtaaatattagcCATAGACTTACTAAATAATCTAAAGATTATAGATTATTGTACTCTATGATTAGAATCAATCAAAGACACAATGATCCATAGAGTATACAGACTGAGTTTAAACTATagagtatcacactaatattataaaggcgaaagtttgtaagtatgtgtgtgtgtgtgtgtgtgtatgtttgttactccttcactcaaaaactactgaacggatttggctgaaatttagaatggagatagataatatcctggattagcacataggctactttttatcccgggaaatcaaagagttcccacgggatttcgaaaaacctaaatccacgcggacgaagtcgcgggcatcggctagtagactATATGTGTCAAACATTGTGAGCTTTATTCTTTAGTCCTGAATGTTGAGTACTGGTCTGTGGTTGAGATAAGATCAGTGTCGCAAACTATCGATAGTTTGAGTATCGATAATTGACTTTGAAAACTTTTCAAGATATCGATACCAGTTATAGTTTACTTACAACATTATGGAAACATAGGTGACTATCGTTAGTATTGAACGTAGAATTGTCGATAGTATCGCTAGTGTTGCTTGGAAAGCGCTATCGATACTTTTGACATATGGTTATCCTATCCATAGATTGTAGTTACTATTGGTTTTGCTTTAACTATTGATAGAATATCGACAGTCTATCGatattgaattaattattattatcgataggCAACACTAGATGTTAGACGGTGGATGTGTTAAGCACAGttaccaaagagtatgtaatcactaaccacagaccaataacatataggaCAGTTACATTGGTATGTGTTGAGTTGTTGACACTTTTTATTTTGGGATTTTGGTATTGGTGATTTTTGGAAAATGGTTTCGGTGTGGAGTGGAATATTTAGAAAAGGTATACTTACATGATGTACACCAGTAAAAGTAATCCTAAACACTACACAACTACACAATTCGCAGTAGATCAGTGTACCAAAATGATaagaataaagaattttttgttttcttaatGTGCGACTTcttgaatacattttaatttaatgttaacaaTAATATGTTATTTCAAATTTCCAGCGTGAATGATCAATGAAACATTGGCACCATGAATTACTTAAACGTGGACTCTGCTACGGCATCGAAAAGTGCAGATGGTAAAGATGAAACAAACAATGAAGACCTCGAAGTAAGtaggatgatgcccgcgacttcgtctgcgtggatttaggttttgaaaaagtGGAAACATATATTTTCTGGAATATAAATTAGAATatccaggatataagctatctgTGTACTAATTAGGTGTCTGTGACCCAattggttttaggtttttctcataaatcctgtgggagcccgtatttataaaagtatcctatgtccgttGCTAAGATGCAagttatttctgtaccaaatttagaCAATTTTGGTTAAACTAATGGGCCAtgataagctagcagacagacagataagttttaatattttgaagcCATTCACTAAAGAATTGAAAATCATTGTCTTTGCCAGTGTTTGGAGAGCAGTTCAAAACACGGATTGAaggttgtatgtatgtatttaaggTGGATAATTCGAAGAGTGTGCTGTTCAAGATAGCAACACTGTATGCGGAACAGTTGATGAGTGACTTGGTGCTGGAAGTGGCAGGCGTGGGGTACCCGGCCCACAGGCTTATATTGTGCGCCAGCAGTGAAGTGTTTCAGGTCAGTTTCTCATTCTATTTTATGTAGTAAGGTCTAAAGTAGGCCAACAAGATGAGATAAAGATATTGTAAACCTATTCACAGTGACAACATTATTGCTCAAGTCAGAGTCATGGTCATAGTCATTTAAACTTCTTAATATACAGACAAGGAGTAAggagaagagagagagagacttTCTCAGAGAGTGATAGAGGCAgagataataattacctactggTACGGAACCTTGAAAAGACAGGGTTTTTTCTGATGGAAAGAtatcacaaccctcagcaatgctTTTGTCTTGATggatttcttttttctttgttGTAGGTAATGTTAATGAATCGTGAATGGAGCGAGTGGCGTGAGAGCCGCATAGTGCTGCAGGAGACCCCCACAGCTGCTTCTGTGTTTCCGCACTTTCTCAAATACTTCTACACGGGGCAGATCAAGATCTCGCATCAGACTGTGCTGCCTGTGCTTTCGCTTGCTGACAAATACAATGTTAaagtaagttttataatatacagtgtttttttaaatgggacagtatggggaaatccaaaactatAGGAGATAAAGAAAAACTGTTTGAGACACCTTTAAGTCTTTTTTTTGTGTAAACAATTTTAGCATACTCAGTGTTTTGATCAAGCGTGAgctgtacataaaaatatatgaaaatgacaaaaaaatttcagttcagtttcatgtaaggatcatttcattgtatcgaaagaaaaaaatcgggacAGCAGAAGTTGGTTAATTAAATATGAGAtggctttaacagtgaaggaatgGAGTTGtggaaatgaaattgaaattgaaggaaaacatagtgaggaaacctgcaggcCTGATAGTTTGccctaatgttctcaaagatgtgtggaAGACGGCTAAAGAAAAGTGGTATGGAACCCCTCATTTGTGAATCTGACTTGtgcttgaccagttttttattttgtcaCCAGGATCTAGTCACACTATGCCTGGGCTACATGTCACAGCACATTCCTCAGGCAGCGAGACGAGGCCACCTCATTGCTTGGATGCAGTATACCATGGCATGTGGACACGATGATGTTGCTAAGGTAATTTCGTTTATTTAATCTAGTTACAATTTCATCATTCATTCGTACTAGCTGTCACCAATGGGCCTATTGGAAACATCTCAGGAACAATCTGACTTTTCCCAAATTCATTCCTTAGGCTCCATTTACacaagagcttttttaacggatgttaaaaaagcgtctaaatataacaaatgtattcccaggTATCTGTTCACatgtaaaaaaaagttgacagatcagtcagtcaccttttctacatatatttagatagataagaaaattaattaaatgtgaCAGTATGTGTTGTGGTCAGGCGTGCCAGAACTACGTGAAATGGAACCTCGAGTGTATCCACGACAGCGAGCTGGCGGAGCTGGAGGACGACACGCTTCTGCTGCTGCTGCAGCACAGCGACCTCGTGCTGCACAACGAGATGACGCTCTACCAGTGCGTACGCTAACGTCAACGCACTCACTCACTCAAGCATGCATTCACTCACGCATGCACTTACTCACTCACATACACTCACTCATacacactcactcactcacacACTCACGCACTCACTccctcactcactcactcacccGCTCACTGACTCCTGTactcacactcacacacataaatttgtcaaaaaTGGGTTTTGTTCTTCATGAATGTAGAGTCTAATTCTGTTgtaaactaaaacccaacttaATTGAAAGGTCTAAATCTAATGTCATCGTTTTTCAAGGGAGCACTATGAAAGGAAAAGACCTaaatttagatctgtcaatttaggTACGGCtacaatatttaagtatttttctaGTTTCGTGGTTCGT from Maniola jurtina chromosome 10, ilManJurt1.1, whole genome shotgun sequence encodes:
- the LOC123868778 gene encoding glucosidase 2 subunit beta; translation: MGLKKKKNVIIISSCMASCYILYQLYFFLTITSEVNEGNRVVPVLDHDTIREVLHLRSEEDKYINENGMIRGVFYTKINDYRPDSNNEFKCRKSDQRIPYEQMNDDFCDCEDGTDEPSTNACPTGVFYCQTQNQKKQELFVVPSGKVNDGICDCCDGSDEWIHEGGKLLSQSSSKHYRFYVTRCPNVCQK
- the LOC123868753 gene encoding FK506-binding protein 59 isoform X1; the protein is MTVNAGVDITEAGDRGVLKRITKEGEGTETPSAGCQVTVHYTGTLLDGTKFDSSRDRNEPFEFQLGKGTVIKSWDIGVATMKKGEVCVLTCAPEYAYGATGSPPKIPPNSTLQFEIEMIDWTEEDLSPNKNKGILRHKIEEGDDHNCPNDGAQVTVELEGKLPDGKVFDTRTVSFILGEGSASNICDGIEKALEKFNQGEKSRLTLQPKYAFKSEGNVELGVPPNSVVEYTVKLVSFEKSKEPWEMETDEKIEQSKILKESGTNYFKDSKYQLAIKKYKKVLSLIEDIPKSTIDTEENKTKAKDLLLSVYLNLALVYLKVTPPHHYDARDHATKALDIDPSNVKGLFRRGQALLGMGEAEQALQDFQKVVEAEPQNKAAANQIIVCRAKLQQQKQREKTMYANMFDKFAHRDAQVEKLKAKQMFDVIGEKVGEWGKGEGEWTDEQRDRKPTEFEKENPNILLLDKDGQFENM
- the LOC123868753 gene encoding FK506-binding protein 59 isoform X2 gives rise to the protein MTVNAGVDITEAGDRGVLKRITKEGEGTETPSAGCQVTVHYTGTLLDGTKFDSSRDRNEPFEFQLGKGTVIKSWDIGVATMKKGEVCVLTCAPEYAYGATGSPPKIPPNSTLQFEIEMIDWTEEDLSPNKNKGILRHKIEEGDDHNCPNDGAQVTVELEGKLPDGKVFDTRTVSFILGEGSASNICDGIEKALEKFNQGEKSRLTLQPKYAFKSEGNVELGVPPNSVVEYTVKLVSFEKSKEPWEMETDEKIEQSKILKESGTNYFKDSKYQLAIKKYKKVLSLIEDIPKSTIDTEENKTKAKDLLLSVYLNLALVYLKVTPPHHYDARDHATKALDIDPSNVKGLFRRGQALLGMGEAEQALQDFQKVVEAEPQNKAAANQIIVCRAKLQQQKQREKTMYANMFDKFAHRDAQDV
- the LOC123868738 gene encoding BTB/POZ domain-containing protein 17 isoform X2 — its product is MNYLNVDSATASKSADGKDETNNEDLEVDNSKSVLFKIATLYAEQLMSDLVLEVAGVGYPAHRLILCASSEVFQVMLMNREWSEWRESRIVLQETPTAASVFPHFLKYFYTGQIKISHQTVLPVLSLADKYNVKDLVTLCLGYMSQHIPQAARRGHLIAWMQYTMACGHDDVAKACQNYVKWNLECIHDSELAELEDDTLLLLLQHSDLVLHNEMTLYHFVVRWLNKQRKRLNTSELSENELKMHWDSLVTTVFSHVRFPMMCPNQLAKLLLCPLTQEHKEFFMERMAVAMSYQSGQYERIKEIQQTEAGRMLFTPRLYTEDTWGTVLAVDNFHSLPCYHTRTFIFSTKPSIADVATDKLTEWTVDLYPKGVWFRKSMLIVWAGTYDVPEVVLRTVRISITCQNCPEQGDEDRDYNDYYEPDVRVKASCCGACRTEWSTSPPS